A stretch of Pseudoliparis swirei isolate HS2019 ecotype Mariana Trench chromosome 14, NWPU_hadal_v1, whole genome shotgun sequence DNA encodes these proteins:
- the LOC130204327 gene encoding antifreeze protein Maxi-like produces the protein MIKTAVGGGAVTTAKEMMIKTAVGGGAVTTAKEMMIKTAVGGGAVTTAKEMMIKTAVEGGAVTTAKEMMVKTAVGGVAVTTAKEMMVKTAVGGGAVTTAKEMMIKTAMGGDAVTTAKEMMVKTAVGGVAVTTAKEMMVKTAVGGVAVTTAMEMMIKTAMEEVAVTTAMEMAVEAVIKALVVVTTAAAAAAAAAAVATATAAATGKAAVVEDIAGTGEVTGKVTGKATVGRTAMEMAAMGEVATEVIARAVIKALVAVTTAAVAAAAAAAAATATAAATGKAAVVEHIAGTGEVTGKVTGKATGKVTATATVGTAEHRQQTDGAQRSAAGRRGKKTANDVFLSWNKSF, from the exons ATGATAAAGACCGCCGTGGGGGGGGGCGCCGTGACGACCGCCAAGGAGATGATGATAAAGACCGCCGTGGGGGGGGGCGCCGTGACGACTGCCAAGGAGATGATGATAAAGACCGCCGTGGGGGGGGGCGCCGTGACGACTGCCAAGGAGATGATGATAAAGACCGCCGTGGAGGGGGGCGCCGTGACGACTGCCAAGGAGATGATGGTAAAGACCGCCGTGGGGGGGGTCGCCGTGACGACTGCCAAGGAGATGATGGTAAAGACCGCCGTGGGGGGGGGCGCCGTGACGACTGCCAAGGAGATGATGATAAAGACCGCCATGGGGGGAGACGCCGTGACGACTGCCAAGGAGATGATGGTAAAGACCGCCGTGGGGGGGGTCGCCGTGACGACTGCCAAGGAGATGATGGTAAAGACCGCCGTGGGGGGGGTCGCCGTGACGACCGCCATGGAGATGATGATAAAGACCGCCATGGAGGAGGTGGCCGTGACGACTGCCATGGAGATGGCGGTAGAGGCCGTAATAAAAGCCCTCGTCGTCGTGACCACagcggcggcagcggcagctGCAGCGGCAGCAGTCGCGACAGCCACAGCAGCAGCGACGGGGAAGGCGGCCGTCGTAGAAGACATCGCAGGCACGGGAGAGGTCACGGGAAAGGTCACGGGAAAGGCCACGGTGGGCAGGACTGCCATGGAGATGGCGGCCATGGGGGAGGTCGCCACAGAGGTGATCGCGAGGGCCGTAATAAAAGCCCTCGTCGCCGTGACCACAGCGGCGGTAGCGGCAGCTGCAGCGGCAGCAGCCGCGACAGCCACAGCAGCAGCGACGGGGAAGGCGGCCGTCGTAGAACACATCGCAGGCACGGGAGAGGTCACGGGAAAGGTCACGGGAAAGGCCACGGGAAAGGTCACGGCCACGGCCACGGTGGGCACTGCTGAACACAG GCAGCAGACCGACGGCGCCCAGCGGAGCGCAGCCGGCCGCCGGGGAAAGAAAACGGCCAACGATGTTTTTCTCTCATGGAAT